In one Ictidomys tridecemlineatus isolate mIctTri1 unplaced genomic scaffold, mIctTri1.hap1 Scaffold_138, whole genome shotgun sequence genomic region, the following are encoded:
- the LOC144372624 gene encoding olfactory receptor 2T33-like: MESGNTSSDFILLGLLGHSRTQQFLFGIVLTIAFMALVGNALMILLIQWDLRLHTPMYFLLSQLSLMDAMLVSTTVPKMAADYLTGNKSISPAGCGFQIFFLLTLGGGECFLLAAMSYDRYVAICHPLRYPMLMSWPLCLRMTMGSWFLGAADGLMQAVVALSFPFCSRREIDHFFCEAPTLVRLACADTSVFENVMYFCCVLMLLVPFCLILTSYSLILAAVLHMRSPEARKKAFATCSSHVAVVGLFYGAAIFIYMRPKSYRSAHHDKVVSAFYSILTPMLNPLIYSLRNSEVKGALRKCVASVWP; this comes from the coding sequence ATGGAAAGTGGGAACACCAGTTCTGACTTCATTCTCCTAGGTCTCTTGGGCCACTCCAGGACCCAACAGTTTCTCTTTGGGATAGTTCTGACAATAGCTTTCATGGCTCTAGTGGGCAATGCCCTCATGATTCTCCTGATTCAGTGGGACCTCCGGCTCCATACGCCCATGTACTTCCTCCTGAGCCAACTCTCCCTCATGGATGCCATGCTGGTTTCCACCACTGTGCCCAAAATGGCTGCTGACTACTTGACTGGAAACAAGTCCATCTCCCCTGCTGGCTGTGGCTTCCAGATCTTCTTCCTTCTCACTCTGGGTGGTGGGGAGTGCTTCCTCTTAGCAGCCAtgtcctatgaccgctatgtggccatatGCCACCCTCTGCGCTATCCCATGCTTATGAGCTGGCCACTATGTCTGAGGATGACCATGGGGTCTTGGTTCCTGGGAGCAGCTGACGGGCTGATGCAGGCAGTTGTTGCCCTGAGCTTCCCATTTTGCAGCAGGCGAGAGATAGACCATTTCTTCTGTGAGGCCCCTACACTGGTGCGCTTGGCTTGTGCTGACACGTCTGTCTTTGAGAATGTCATGTACTTCTGCTGTGTGTTGATGCTCCTGGtgcccttctgcctcatcctgacCTCCTACAGTCTCATCCTGGCTGCTGTCCTCCACATGCGCTCCCCAGAAGCCCGCAAGAAGgcctttgccacctgctcctcacacGTGGCTGTGGTGGGGCTCTTTTATGGAGCTGCCATTTTTATCTACATGAGACCCAAATCCTACAGGTCAGCTCACCACGATAAGGTGGTGTCAGCCTTCTACAGCATCCTTACCCCTATGCTGAACCCcctcatctacagcctgaggaacagcgAGGTCAAGGGGGCCCTGAGAAAGTGTGTGGCCAGTGTGTGGCCTTGA